The following nucleotide sequence is from Halorussus caseinilyticus.
AAGAACGACCTGATTCAAGCAGTCGCGGCCTACGTCGCAGCACTGCGGGACTGATGGCGATGCAGAAACTCGGCGATGTCGTCCGGACCGCCCAAGGTCTCGCCGTCGTCCGGTGTCCCGACGACGAACCCCCGGACGTGGGCACCGAGGCGGTGAACGAACAACTGAACGCCGTGGGCCGGGTCGTGGACGTGTTCGGCCCGGTTTCGCGCCCCTACGTCGCCGTCTCGCCGGACGAGGGGGTCGCGCTCGCGCCGCTACTCGGGTCGAAACTCTACGCGCGGTAGGCTGGGGTCGTCCAGAACACTCGCGTTCGTCGCGGGCACTATTTTCGTGCTACGCTACTCGCACCGCCGCCAGTCGTCGGCGTCGTCGAGGCGCGAGCGCTTGGACTCCACGTCGTCTTTCGCCGCGCCGTAGAACCGCTGGCGGCCGACCGGCGTCCGGACGCCGAGGACGACGGTGTGGTCGGTCACGTCGTAGACCGCCAGCGTCCGACCCGAGGTGACGTGTTCCCACTCCGCCACCAGCGTCGCGTCCGAAACGACCTGCGACCCCAGTTCCCAACTGAGGCGGTTCAGGGCGGGTACGGTGAACGGGACGGCACCGGGGAGGCGAGCGGACTCCGGCGACCGCCCTCTCGCTCCGTGACTTGACATACCATCTCACGGGAAGGCCACTACAAAAAGCGTATCGGTTACTTCCCGGATAAAAGCCGCGAGGAGACGCGCGGAATTTACTCGGATTCGGGTGGTCGCGCTTCGGCCGACCGTCGGTTCGGGAGCGACGGGAGACCACAACCCCAAAGGCCGCGGGGTGCCACGCCTCCGACATGGAGACTCGAACGCGTGCGTTCGCGGCCCTCGGGTTGACCGTCGGGATGTTTCTGTTGGTCCAACTCGGCGCGCTGGCGCTGGTCGAGCCGTTTCAGCAGGCGGGCTACCAGCAGGTAGAGAACCCCTCCGACCCGACGAACAGTCTGGTGTACGTCGGGGCGGTGCTGGTCCTGACCGGAGTGATGCTCCTCATCATCAAATTCGACGTGCAGTGGTTGCTCCGCGGTGCGCTCATCTTCACCAGCGGACTGCTCTCGTGGTACGTCTTCTCGGTCGTGGTACCCGACTGGGTGGTCGTGGAGGCGGGAGGCGCACCCCTCAACGTGGTCGCGCTGGCCGCCGCGGGCGTCGTCGCGTTGGCGCTTGCGGTCCACCCCGAGTGGTACGTCATCGACGCCGCGGGCGTCCTGATGGGCGCTGGCGCGGCGGGACTGTTCGGCATCAGTTTCGGCCTGCTCCCGGCAATCCTGCTGTTGACGGTGCTGGCGGTGTACGACGCCATCAGCGTCTACGGCACCGAACACATGCTGACGCTGGCCTCGGGCGTGATGGACCTCAAAATTCCGGTCATCCTCGTGATTCCGATGAGCCTCTCGTACTCGTTTCTCGACGACGAGGGGATGGCCGACGACGCGGGCGGCGAACCGGACGCCAGTGCCGCCGACGGCGGAGAACCGGCGGCGGACGCCGATGGGACTCCGGAGACGGACGCGGAGGCCGAGCGCCCAGAGATGGGCGAGCGCGACGTGTTCTTCATCGGTCTCGGCGACGCCGTGATGCCGACGGTGATGGTCGCCAGCGCCGCGTTCTTCGCGCCCGCCGAACCGCTGGTCTCGGGTCTCGCACTGAACCTGCCCGCGTTGACCTCGATGATTGGTACCATCGCGGGCCTGCTGGTCCTGCTCTGGATGGTGATGAAGGGTCGGGCGCACGCGGGACTCCCGCTTCTGAACGGCGGCGCGATTGGCGGGTATCTGGTCGGTGCGCTGGCGAGCGGGATGACGTTGGTGCAGGCGTTGGGACTGTAACCGCGACTCTTCTCGGTCCGCGCTTCGTCACGATTGCGGTGGGCGCGTTTCGCCCGTGATATGCCATCACAAGTGATTTGCGAGGCTCTGTCAACCCATAAACGAGACGACATACTCAAGTGTGAGTAAATATTTTGTAGAGATATGCAGTGGCAACATCCCCGAAACATGACCGACGTAGAGCGCAAGAAACACGAGACGAAGGCGGGCACCAACTCGTCGTTCATCGCGGCCGTGATGATTGCGGCCTGAGAACGGTGACTCGCTCGTTCGACTCTCCCTTTCTCCGAATTCCGTCCCGACGAGTCGCTCGACTACTCGTCGGCGAACGACCGGCCTACTTCCCCGTGAGCGCCTCGCTCGCCGGTGCGAGCGAGATGTCCGACCCGAGTCCGTCCTCGGTCGCCTTCTCGTAGAGCATGTGGGCCGCGGCCACCGTCTCGATGCCGGTGCCGCCGCTGTCGAAGACCGTGATTTCGTCGTCGGACTCGCGGCCCGGCGCTTGCCCGGCGACGACTTCGCCGAGTTCGGCGTGAACGTGGTCCTCCGAGACTACGCCCTCGTCGCGCGCCGCGATGAACGACCCGGCGTCCTGCGTGACTCGCTCGCGGAGGTCGGGGACGTACTTCGCGCGCTCGACGGTCGTGGCGTCGAGTTCGCGCTTGTTTGGGTGGTACTGACCCATCGCGGTGACGTGGGTGCCGCCCGCGAGCAGGTCGCCGTCGAAGACGGGTTCGCTCGCGGTCGTGGCGGTAATCACGATGTCGGCCTCCTCGACTGCGGCGGCGCTGGAGGCGACGGCGGCGACCGAGGGGTCCAACTGCTCGTTCATCTCGCCAGCGAACGCCTCCCGACTCTCCTTGGTGGGCGAGTAGACCCAGACGCTTTCGAGGTCCCGGACCGTCGCCGTCGCGCGGAGTTGCCCGCGGGCCTGCGAACCAGCGCCGATGACCGCGAGCGTCTCGGCGTCCTCGCGGGCAAGCGCGTCCACGCCCACCGCGCCCGCCGCGCCGGTCTTGAAGGGGTTCATGCTCGCGCCGTCGAGGAGCGCGAGCGGTTCGCCAGACTCGGCGTCGAACAGCGGCGCGACGAACCACGCGTCCGTCTCGCCGAACCCGGCGGCGTACATGTACCCGCCCATCGCGCCGGTCTCGGGCAGGACCGCCGAGTAGTCGGTGAGCATCCCCGGCGGTTCCTCGTTGGTGAGTTTCGCACGGGGTCGGGCCGGAGCGCCCTCCCCGCGCTGGCGGTAGCCCTCGCGGACCGCCTCGACGTACTCCGCGGGCGTCGCCAATCCGGAAATCTCCTCGCTCGTCAGAAACACTGCGTCCGTCATGGCCGGGACAACACAGTCCAGCCTCAAAACCGTTGAGGCACCGGCGTCGAAAGTTCGAGACGGATGCTCGGAAGGTTCGTCCCGTGACGTATCCAGTCGCCGCGACGACTGCACGGAAGCGGTCCCGAAGAGTCCCCGCGCGCTCGCCACCGCCACGTCGCTTCGGTCGTCGGCGCGGAGCGCCGACGCACGTCCGGAGGAAGTCAGACAACTAGAAACAATTCTTAAAAATATCAATAAGCGTCTTTAACAATTCTATAGAATGCCAAAGCCCGCGCGACACGTCGCTTAAGGCGACGGAGAACCGAGAGACTACCGACACGTGCCCGACGCGACCCTCACCTTCGAGGACGGGACCGTCCGGGTCGAGACGGCCCCCGAAACGACGCTCGACCCGCCCCACACCGAGACCGACGCCCGGTCGAAGACCCGGAGAGCGCCCGCCTTCCGGTACGCCGCCCTGCGCCGGTGGTTGGACGAGCGAGCGGTCGACTACGAGGATTCGGTCCTCGACGCGCCCGACCTACCCAACGTCGCTTCGACCTACGAACTCCGGGAGTACCAGCACGATGCGCTCTCGGCGTGGCAGGACGCCGGACGCCGCGGGGTGTTGGAACTCCCGACCGGGAGCGGCAAGACCGTCATCGGCCTGAAAGCCATCGAGGACCTCCAGACGGCGACAATCGTCGTTGTTCCCACCATCGACCTGCTGGAGCAGTGGCGCCGCGAGTTGGAAGCCGAGTTCGGCGTCCCCGTCGGGCAGTTGGGCGGCGGCGAGCAGACCGTCGAGGCGCTGACCGTCTCGACCTACGACTCGGCGTACCTGCGGGCCGACGAGTTGGGCGACCGGTTCGGACTCGCCGTCTTCGACGAGGTGCATCACCTCGGCGGCGAGGGCTACCGGGACATCGCCCGACTGCTCACCGCGCCCGCCCGGATGGGCCTGACCGCGACGTTCGAGCGACCCGACGGCGCACACGAGGTAGTCGCCGAACTCGTGGGCGGGAAGGTCTACGCCATCGACCCCGACGAACT
It contains:
- a CDS encoding H/ACA ribonucleoprotein complex subunit GAR1; protein product: MQKLGDVVRTAQGLAVVRCPDDEPPDVGTEAVNEQLNAVGRVVDVFGPVSRPYVAVSPDEGVALAPLLGSKLYAR
- a CDS encoding presenilin family intramembrane aspartyl protease PSH codes for the protein METRTRAFAALGLTVGMFLLVQLGALALVEPFQQAGYQQVENPSDPTNSLVYVGAVLVLTGVMLLIIKFDVQWLLRGALIFTSGLLSWYVFSVVVPDWVVVEAGGAPLNVVALAAAGVVALALAVHPEWYVIDAAGVLMGAGAAGLFGISFGLLPAILLLTVLAVYDAISVYGTEHMLTLASGVMDLKIPVILVIPMSLSYSFLDDEGMADDAGGEPDASAADGGEPAADADGTPETDAEAERPEMGERDVFFIGLGDAVMPTVMVASAAFFAPAEPLVSGLALNLPALTSMIGTIAGLLVLLWMVMKGRAHAGLPLLNGGAIGGYLVGALASGMTLVQALGL
- a CDS encoding ornithine cyclodeaminase family protein codes for the protein MTDAVFLTSEEISGLATPAEYVEAVREGYRQRGEGAPARPRAKLTNEEPPGMLTDYSAVLPETGAMGGYMYAAGFGETDAWFVAPLFDAESGEPLALLDGASMNPFKTGAAGAVGVDALAREDAETLAVIGAGSQARGQLRATATVRDLESVWVYSPTKESREAFAGEMNEQLDPSVAAVASSAAAVEEADIVITATTASEPVFDGDLLAGGTHVTAMGQYHPNKRELDATTVERAKYVPDLRERVTQDAGSFIAARDEGVVSEDHVHAELGEVVAGQAPGRESDDEITVFDSGGTGIETVAAAHMLYEKATEDGLGSDISLAPASEALTGK
- a CDS encoding DEAD/DEAH box helicase, producing the protein MPDATLTFEDGTVRVETAPETTLDPPHTETDARSKTRRAPAFRYAALRRWLDERAVDYEDSVLDAPDLPNVASTYELREYQHDALSAWQDAGRRGVLELPTGSGKTVIGLKAIEDLQTATIVVVPTIDLLEQWRRELEAEFGVPVGQLGGGEQTVEALTVSTYDSAYLRADELGDRFGLAVFDEVHHLGGEGYRDIARLLTAPARMGLTATFERPDGAHEVVAELVGGKVYAIDPDELAGDHLAPYDIKRLEVELTPEERERYEAANEVFTNYLAKSNIRMRSGSDYQELVKRSGSDPEAREALLAKQRAREVMMNSDAKVDALEAILDDHRHDRIIVFTAHNDLVYRLSERFLLPAITHQTGAAERREILGRFREGDYSRVVTSNVLDEGVDVPDANVAVLLSGSGSEREFTQRLGRILRPKDDDRPALLYEVVSAETAEERVAERRR